Genomic DNA from Marinobacter sp. LV10MA510-1:
TTCATTTTCAACACACTGAGTAAGCGCAAAGAGGCGTTGGTTACTGCCGAATCAGATCGAGTAACCCTCTATGTCTGCGGACCTACGGTCTACAACTATTCGCACCTCGGCAATGCCCGCCCGGCAGTGGTGTTCGATCTTCTGGTCAACCTCCTGAAAACCAGATACAGCGAAGTGGCCTATGCCCGGAATTTCACCGATATTGATGACAAGATAAACCATGCGGCCGCGGCGGAAGGGAGTTCAATTGACACTGTTGCAACGCGTTTTATCAATGCGTATCACCGGGATATGGACGCGCTGGGTGTGGCACGACCGCAATGGGAACCCCGGGTCACCCATCATATTCCCCAGATAATTGCGCTGATTGCCCGGCTTCTCAAAAAAGGGCATGCCTACAGTCACAAAGGGCACGTGTTGTTCAGTATTGTTTCCTACCCAGAGTACGGGCTTCTCTCTGGCCGAAATATGAATAGCGTGAGCGCCACTGTACCAGCGCACGACCGACACCTTGGAGAACACGATTAAACCATTCTGGGTCGAGTGGATCGAAGCGCGGATAGAGCAACGCAATATTGCGCTGAAAGCGGGGAATTATGAGTTGGCGGACATCATTCGGTCTGAATTACTGGCCCGGCACGTCCAGTTGGACGATACCCGGAGCGGAACAACATGGGAGGCGATTGCCCAGCCTTTCGCTATCTGAGAAGTGGTATAAAAATGGCAACATCCCAACTGGAGGTATCAAATGATTCGTAAGAATCCGAATGGTGATCTGCCGAGAATTCATCCGGATGCGTTTGTGGACCCTACGGCAATTATTTGTGGAAAAGTCATCATTGAAAAGAATGTATTTGTTGGCCCTTACGCTGTCATTCGTGCCGACGAATCCAACGACGATGGAGACATGGAACCCATTGTCATAAAAGAGGGTTCGAATATTCAAGATGGCGTTGTCATTCATTCAAAATCAGGTGCTTCGGTTACTATTGGCGTTGGCGCATCCATCGCGCACAGAGCAATCGTGCATGGGCCCTGTAGTGTCGGCGACGGCGTTTTCATTGGATTCAATTCCGTTTTGTTTAACTGCAGTGTGGGTGAGGGCAGCGCGATACGCCACAATGCCGTCGTTGACGGGGTAGCGTTGCCATCAGGCTTTTATGTTCCCTCAACCACGCGGATAGGCCCGCAAACAAACCTGGCTGAAATCCCTAGAATGTCGTCGGCGGCGTCTGCTTTTTCCGAGGATGTTGCGCAAACCAATCTCAAACTGGTTCGAGGATACAAGGCGATTCAAAATGAACTGTGATGAACAGGCGCTCCACTCAGAGCAAAAACAGGCACTGAAATTTGCCGACTTGCTCATCAAAAATGCCCAAGTAATGCTGCCCTGGGGGTGTGAGGAGCTCGATGTTGCCTGCATCGAAGGCCGCATTGTGGCCATTGGCGAATCTGCGTGGAAGGGACGGGGAACCATTGACGCATCGGGCCTGCACCTATTACCCGGCGTCATCGACTCACAGGTTCATTTCCGCCAACCCGGTCTAGAGCACAAAGAGACCATTGAAGCCGGTACACGGGGGGCGGTTTTGGGCGGTGTCACTGGCGTTTTTGAAATGCCCAACACCAACCCGTTGACGCTGACCCAGTCCGACCTTCAACAAAAACTGACGATTGCCGAGAACGACGCGTGGTGCAATTACGCATTTTACGTTGGTGGCTCGCCTAAAAACGTGCACCTGCTGGAGGCTTTGGAGCAGCAGGCAGGCTGTGCCGGTGTGAAAATATTCATGGGCAGCTCATTCGGTGACCTCCTCGCCGAAGACGACGAAGTTCTAGAGCGCATTCTTGCAAGCGGCAACCGCCGCGTCTCGATACACGCTGAAGACGAAGCCCGCCTGAGACAAAGACGCGCCCTCGCAGAGCAGAGTGGCGATGTGCGTGACCATCCGAACTGGCGGGATGTTGAAAGTGCCTTCCGTGCGACGCGGCGTATTGTCAGTATCGCCCGCA
This window encodes:
- a CDS encoding carbonate dehydratase codes for the protein MIRKNPNGDLPRIHPDAFVDPTAIICGKVIIEKNVFVGPYAVIRADESNDDGDMEPIVIKEGSNIQDGVVIHSKSGASVTIGVGASIAHRAIVHGPCSVGDGVFIGFNSVLFNCSVGEGSAIRHNAVVDGVALPSGFYVPSTTRIGPQTNLAEIPRMSSAASAFSEDVAQTNLKLVRGYKAIQNEL
- a CDS encoding dihydroorotase; this encodes MNCDEQALHSEQKQALKFADLLIKNAQVMLPWGCEELDVACIEGRIVAIGESAWKGRGTIDASGLHLLPGVIDSQVHFRQPGLEHKETIEAGTRGAVLGGVTGVFEMPNTNPLTLTQSDLQQKLTIAENDAWCNYAFYVGGSPKNVHLLEALEQQAGCAGVKIFMGSSFGDLLAEDDEVLERILASGNRRVSIHAEDEARLRQRRALAEQSGDVRDHPNWRDVESAFRATRRIVSIARKTNRPIHILHISTEEELAFLAEHKDIVTVEALPQHLTMVAPDCYEQLGTLAQMNPPIRSLRHRDALWRGINNGLIDVLGSDHAPHTWQEKQLPYPDTPSGMTGVQTLLPVMLNHVNEERTSLSRIVDLLCSGPARVFGMVGKGRIAVGNDADFTIVDLQATRTVRDEDMASMSGWSPYAGVTLTGWPEITIISGKPVMRSGQLIGQPGGRPIVFRNELRNREPSEQTIGGVPGGR